The Lysinibacillus pakistanensis genome includes a window with the following:
- a CDS encoding histidine kinase, with protein MKHVKGRLDESILVCVYYGLNGERLIRRGHKMATMLDCPLYILSVDSQPLDAFDAEKSSYIEQWKKLSDELDVEKFILLDDEKRPIQKVIAEVAKNFGISQIIVGQSAQSRWEEITKGSFLNVLLKEVPFVDFHIVAVQRPTDDDANDIYEKGVRAYLIKEHESFKVGFTCPKYVSIEGIFFKEIGTDFDNGIFKFTYNDKMHEVHISEGYVIDKENLPAEFLSPLRQ; from the coding sequence ATGAAGCATGTGAAAGGGCGTTTAGACGAAAGTATTTTAGTTTGTGTTTATTACGGTCTTAATGGGGAACGCTTAATACGCCGTGGACATAAAATGGCTACAATGTTAGATTGCCCGCTCTATATTCTTTCGGTAGACTCACAGCCCCTTGATGCATTTGATGCAGAAAAATCTAGCTACATTGAGCAATGGAAAAAGCTATCGGATGAGCTAGATGTTGAAAAATTCATTTTATTAGATGATGAAAAACGCCCTATACAAAAAGTTATCGCAGAAGTAGCAAAGAATTTTGGAATTTCACAAATAATTGTAGGTCAAAGTGCGCAGAGTCGTTGGGAAGAGATCACAAAAGGCTCATTCTTAAACGTATTGTTAAAAGAGGTTCCCTTTGTCGATTTCCATATTGTTGCTGTTCAGCGTCCAACAGATGATGATGCGAATGACATATATGAGAAGGGTGTACGCGCATATTTAATTAAAGAGCACGAAAGCTTTAAAGTAGGATTTACATGTCCGAAATATGTATCGATTGAGGGCATTTTCTTTAAAGAAATTGGCACCGACTTTGACAATGGCATTTTTAAATTTACCTATAACGATAAAATGCATGAAGTTCATATATCAGAGGGCTACGTTATAGATAAAGAAAATCTACCAGCAGAGTTTTTATCACCATTACGTCAATAA
- a CDS encoding Na+/H+ antiporter subunit A: MVTVLIAILFPFVCAALIPLLYRRLRRVSHLGWFVLAVPFILFLLLARYIPQIAEGKTFIHTYEWIPSFNINFTTYLDGLSMIFGLLITGVGSLVILYSIFYLSTKESLHHFYCYLLLFMGAMLGVVFSDNLMVLYTFWELTSVSSFLLIAFWHHRKASRAGARKAMTITVFGGLSMLAGFLMLFVASGSFSIREIIANVEVIRDHTLFTPALILILIGAFTKSAQFPFHIWLPDAMEAPTPVSAYLHSATMVKAGIYLVARFSPVFGGEAIWFWLVSVIGLATLFWGSFNAVRQTDLKALLAFSTISQLGLIMSLFGLGSVGHYYGYAENTILYTQASFAALFHLVNHSTFKGALFMMVGIVDHEVGTRDIRRLGGLMALMPVTFTIAVIGGFSMAGLPPFNGFLSKEMFFAAMLAIRNVEAFSITEVGLLFPIIAWVASIFTFVYSLILISRTFFGKLQPDKIDKKPHEAPIGMLISPIILSILVVGIFFFPNVLGHYILEPAMASIYPTFPSTSELTPHIHAWHGINAELLMTLGVIIIGAILFKTLKSWKPLYRIFSQKYTFNTYYNRLIEMSENGSAKLTNRYMTGNLTHYFIYIYVFFVALIAGYFIWSDAIVFDFAKDSTFESYELILVFVMVFAAIWMIFAKGRVTAMLLNGVLGYSIAFFFVIFRAPDLALTQLVVESVTTALFLLCFKYLPDLMPESAHKRIQWSNATISILVGATVTLIGLAVVHFDRFEPVSTYFNDAYELAGGSNIVNTILGDFRAFDTMLEVVVLLIAGLGVYTLTKLKPRKEKTDHEN, translated from the coding sequence TTGGTTACAGTTCTTATTGCGATACTTTTTCCATTTGTCTGCGCTGCGCTTATTCCACTTCTTTATAGGCGACTAAGGCGTGTTTCACATCTTGGCTGGTTTGTGTTAGCCGTTCCATTCATCTTGTTTCTTTTACTCGCTCGCTATATTCCTCAAATTGCCGAGGGTAAAACGTTTATTCATACATATGAGTGGATTCCCTCTTTTAATATAAATTTCACAACATACCTAGACGGTCTCAGTATGATATTTGGCTTACTGATTACTGGTGTAGGTAGTTTGGTTATTTTATATTCTATTTTTTATTTATCAACGAAAGAATCTCTTCATCATTTTTACTGCTATCTATTACTATTCATGGGCGCTATGCTTGGCGTCGTTTTTTCAGATAATTTAATGGTATTATACACGTTTTGGGAATTAACGAGCGTGTCCTCATTTTTATTAATAGCATTTTGGCATCATCGAAAGGCATCTCGAGCTGGTGCGAGAAAAGCCATGACGATTACAGTTTTTGGTGGACTATCTATGCTTGCTGGTTTTTTAATGCTTTTTGTAGCATCAGGGTCATTTAGTATTCGTGAGATTATAGCTAATGTAGAGGTAATACGTGATCATACACTATTTACGCCAGCATTAATCCTTATATTAATTGGTGCTTTTACAAAGTCAGCACAATTCCCATTCCATATTTGGCTACCTGATGCAATGGAGGCACCCACTCCAGTCAGTGCTTACTTACACTCCGCGACTATGGTAAAGGCAGGAATCTATTTAGTTGCACGTTTTTCCCCTGTATTTGGCGGCGAGGCCATTTGGTTCTGGCTTGTTAGTGTGATTGGTCTTGCAACATTATTCTGGGGTTCATTTAATGCGGTACGCCAAACAGATTTAAAAGCATTATTAGCATTTTCAACAATAAGTCAGCTTGGCTTGATTATGAGTTTATTTGGACTAGGGTCGGTTGGTCATTATTATGGCTATGCTGAAAATACTATTCTTTATACGCAGGCAAGTTTTGCAGCATTATTTCATCTTGTGAATCACTCCACTTTTAAAGGTGCGTTATTTATGATGGTCGGTATTGTCGATCATGAAGTAGGTACCCGTGATATACGACGTCTTGGTGGCTTAATGGCATTGATGCCTGTAACGTTTACAATTGCCGTAATTGGTGGTTTTTCGATGGCTGGATTACCACCGTTTAATGGTTTTTTAAGTAAAGAAATGTTCTTTGCTGCAATGCTAGCTATTCGTAATGTAGAAGCCTTTTCAATTACTGAGGTTGGGCTTTTATTTCCGATTATCGCATGGGTGGCGAGCATTTTTACATTTGTCTACAGCTTAATTTTAATAAGCCGTACATTCTTTGGAAAATTACAGCCGGATAAAATAGATAAAAAACCACATGAAGCGCCAATTGGTATGCTAATTTCGCCAATTATCCTAAGCATCCTTGTAGTGGGAATCTTTTTCTTTCCGAATGTGCTAGGACATTATATTTTAGAGCCTGCAATGGCAAGTATATATCCAACTTTCCCATCGACAAGTGAGCTTACACCGCATATTCATGCATGGCATGGCATTAATGCAGAGTTGTTAATGACACTAGGAGTTATCATTATTGGGGCTATTTTATTTAAAACGTTAAAAAGCTGGAAGCCTTTATATCGAATATTCTCACAAAAGTATACTTTTAATACGTATTACAATCGTCTTATCGAAATGAGTGAAAATGGTTCAGCAAAGCTAACTAATCGCTATATGACAGGGAATTTAACTCATTATTTTATCTATATATATGTATTTTTTGTTGCGCTTATTGCCGGCTACTTTATTTGGTCAGATGCAATTGTATTTGATTTTGCTAAGGATTCCACTTTTGAATCCTATGAGCTAATTCTAGTGTTTGTAATGGTGTTCGCAGCAATATGGATGATTTTTGCAAAGGGTCGTGTGACGGCCATGTTGTTAAATGGTGTACTTGGTTATTCAATTGCCTTTTTCTTTGTTATTTTCCGTGCTCCTGATTTAGCCTTGACGCAATTAGTTGTTGAATCTGTAACGACTGCTTTATTTCTTCTATGTTTTAAATATTTACCTGATTTAATGCCAGAATCAGCCCATAAAAGGATCCAATGGTCAAATGCCACTATATCTATTTTAGTTGGTGCTACCGTTACTTTGATAGGCTTAGCTGTAGTTCATTTTGATCGCTTTGAGCCTGTTTCTACTTACTTCAATGATGCCTATGAGCTTGCAGGAGGCTCTAATATTGTAAATACGATACTGGGGGATTTTCGTGCATTTGATACGATGCTAGAGGTTGTCGTTCTTCTAATTGCTGGCTTAGGCGTGTATACACTTACGAAGCTCAAGCCACGAAAGGAGAAGACTGACCATGAAAATTAA
- a CDS encoding Na(+)/H(+) antiporter subunit B: MKINDVILRTVTKAVVFIILTLGVYLFFAGHHAPGGGFIGGLVLASGIVLLYLAYDIETVHKGMPFDFKKMAALGVLLATGTAIGSLFFDVPFLTQAHTYIDVPIFGEMGFSTVTIFEAGVALTVVGVVVTIILSISEDE, translated from the coding sequence ATGAAAATTAATGACGTTATTTTACGTACTGTAACTAAAGCAGTCGTATTCATTATTTTAACCTTAGGCGTTTATTTGTTCTTTGCAGGGCATCACGCTCCAGGTGGAGGCTTTATAGGTGGTCTTGTACTTGCCTCGGGTATTGTTCTGTTGTATTTAGCCTATGATATAGAAACCGTGCATAAAGGAATGCCATTTGATTTTAAAAAAATGGCAGCGTTAGGAGTATTGCTTGCTACGGGAACAGCTATCGGATCACTATTTTTTGATGTCCCATTTTTAACACAGGCACACACCTATATTGATGTTCCGATATTTGGGGAAATGGGCTTTTCGACTGTCACCATTTTTGAGGCTGGTGTAGCGTTAACCGTCGTAGGTGTTGTAGTGACAATTATTTTAAGTATAAGTGAGGATGAGTAG
- a CDS encoding Na(+)/H(+) antiporter subunit C, translating into MESLILVLVGVLVAVATYLILSKQLLRVILGTAVLSHAAHLLILTMGGLKKGDVPLLGESEGPYTDALPQALILTAIVISFAVTAFVLVLGYRAYKTNGSGNFDEMRGTPDE; encoded by the coding sequence ATGGAATCTTTAATACTTGTATTAGTTGGTGTATTAGTAGCAGTTGCGACGTACTTAATCCTCTCGAAACAGTTATTACGCGTAATTTTAGGAACTGCAGTTTTATCACATGCAGCCCATCTCCTAATTTTAACAATGGGCGGGCTGAAAAAAGGGGATGTCCCACTTTTAGGAGAATCAGAAGGTCCCTATACCGATGCATTGCCTCAAGCATTAATTTTAACTGCAATTGTTATTAGCTTTGCAGTGACAGCATTTGTGCTTGTTCTTGGCTATCGTGCCTATAAAACAAATGGTTCAGGGAATTTTGACGAAATGAGAGGTACGCCAGATGAGTAA
- a CDS encoding Na+/H+ antiporter subunit D, producing the protein MSNMIVLPLIVPVITAILLVFLREHITLQRIISVLTLSFVVLISIVLLLGIQEQGVLRIDFSGWGPPFGILFVADSFSVLLVLIANIVAVICVLYALFTIGSSYEKMYFYPFVLLMVAGVNGSFLTGDIFNLFVCFEVMLLASYALISLGGDKIQLREALKYVLINIVASWIFLVALAFLYGTVGTLNMAHISVRVMEAGADPVITTVALIFLIVFSLKAGLLLFFWLPGSYSVPPTAIAALFAALLTKVGIYALVRTFTLLFPNNPEVTHVALGIMAGFTIIAGCMGALAGRDVRTIASYNVLIGVGFIVAGLAIGTESALQGVTYYLMHDMVAKAMLFLAVGMMIYVTGETLIDNMSGLIRNYPLFGWLFFIVMCSLAGIPPLSGFLGKVLIGQGAIEGGNFILLGLGFLSSLIVLYSLLRIFLSSFFGETIISLEDEKPLPKRIVLPLALLAVCTIGLGIGAEWMAPFVTDAAETLYTPSIYIDAVLDGEVWQGEVSK; encoded by the coding sequence ATGAGTAATATGATAGTTTTACCATTAATCGTACCCGTTATTACGGCAATTTTACTAGTTTTTTTACGTGAACATATTACCCTGCAGCGCATTATTAGTGTATTAACATTAAGCTTTGTGGTTTTAATTAGTATCGTATTATTATTAGGCATTCAGGAGCAGGGTGTGTTACGAATCGATTTTAGTGGCTGGGGGCCACCCTTTGGTATTCTATTTGTTGCGGATTCATTTTCCGTTTTACTTGTTTTAATAGCGAATATTGTCGCTGTAATATGTGTCCTATATGCCTTGTTTACGATTGGCAGTAGCTATGAAAAAATGTATTTCTATCCATTCGTATTACTCATGGTAGCAGGAGTCAATGGTTCATTCTTAACAGGGGATATATTTAATCTGTTTGTGTGCTTTGAGGTAATGTTACTGGCCTCATATGCGCTCATAAGTTTAGGTGGCGATAAGATTCAGCTTCGGGAGGCATTAAAATATGTCCTTATCAATATTGTTGCCTCTTGGATTTTCCTAGTAGCATTAGCCTTTTTATATGGAACTGTTGGAACATTAAATATGGCACATATTTCTGTCCGTGTAATGGAGGCTGGGGCAGATCCAGTTATTACAACGGTTGCTCTTATTTTTTTAATAGTCTTTAGTTTGAAGGCTGGTTTATTATTGTTCTTCTGGTTACCAGGCTCATATAGTGTTCCACCTACAGCGATTGCTGCACTTTTTGCTGCATTACTAACAAAAGTTGGCATTTATGCGCTTGTCCGTACCTTTACCTTGCTATTTCCAAACAATCCAGAGGTTACACATGTTGCACTCGGGATTATGGCAGGATTTACGATAATTGCTGGTTGTATGGGCGCATTGGCAGGGCGAGATGTACGAACTATTGCCTCTTATAATGTCCTTATTGGTGTTGGATTTATAGTTGCTGGTCTTGCGATTGGTACAGAGTCAGCGCTACAGGGAGTAACTTATTATTTAATGCATGATATGGTAGCGAAAGCTATGTTATTTTTGGCAGTAGGTATGATGATTTATGTTACGGGTGAAACGTTAATTGATAATATGAGTGGGCTAATTCGGAATTATCCACTTTTCGGCTGGTTATTCTTTATTGTAATGTGTTCACTTGCTGGTATACCTCCATTAAGTGGTTTTTTAGGGAAGGTGTTAATTGGACAAGGTGCAATTGAGGGTGGGAATTTTATCCTATTAGGTCTAGGATTTTTATCAAGTTTAATTGTCTTGTATTCCCTTCTACGAATCTTTCTTTCCTCATTCTTTGGAGAAACAATTATTAGTCTAGAAGATGAGAAACCATTACCGAAACGCATTGTCTTGCCATTAGCATTATTGGCCGTTTGCACAATTGGTTTAGGGATTGGCGCTGAGTGGATGGCGCCATTTGTAACAGATGCAGCAGAAACACTTTATACGCCATCGATTTATATTGATGCTGTGTTAGATGGAGAAGTATGGCAGGGTGAGGTGAGTAAATAA
- a CDS encoding Na+/H+ antiporter subunit E — protein MAMQFILNLFIATLWLLLQDEVVPQFSTFLIGFIVGIGILYALHRFYGTQFYLRRVFSIIKLLWLFNWELLLSSYSVLRQITTPRLQITPGIFTYKTVLKGDWEVTALALLLTLTPGSVVMEVSEEGDVFYIHAMDIEQSKDAVIRSIGKFEQAIMEVTR, from the coding sequence ATGGCAATGCAATTTATTCTAAATTTATTTATCGCAACCCTTTGGTTATTGTTACAGGATGAGGTGGTTCCACAATTTTCTACATTCTTAATTGGCTTTATTGTAGGTATTGGGATTTTGTATGCGTTGCATCGTTTTTATGGCACACAATTTTATTTAAGACGTGTGTTTTCCATTATTAAATTACTATGGCTCTTCAATTGGGAGCTACTATTATCAAGCTACAGCGTATTAAGACAAATAACTACGCCAAGACTTCAAATTACTCCTGGCATATTTACGTATAAAACAGTACTAAAGGGAGATTGGGAAGTAACAGCACTTGCATTACTGCTCACACTTACTCCGGGATCAGTAGTGATGGAGGTTTCTGAGGAGGGCGATGTGTTCTATATTCATGCAATGGACATTGAGCAATCGAAGGATGCTGTTATTCGTTCTATAGGAAAATTCGAACAAGCAATAATGGAGGTGACACGTTAA
- a CDS encoding Na(+)/H(+) antiporter subunit F1: protein MIENILLLALALFSVSIALSLYRVIRGPSMPDRAIALDTIGVNLLSAIAIVSIVLKTKAYLEAILILGILAFIGTIAFTKYIERGVIVERKSND from the coding sequence ATGATTGAAAATATTTTACTCTTAGCCTTAGCTTTATTTAGTGTTTCCATTGCGCTGTCACTGTATCGTGTTATTCGGGGACCGTCTATGCCAGACCGTGCCATTGCTCTTGATACTATTGGTGTAAATTTATTGTCAGCAATCGCCATCGTATCGATCGTATTGAAGACAAAGGCATATTTAGAAGCAATTTTGATATTAGGGATATTAGCATTTATCGGTACAATCGCTTTTACAAAATATATCGAAAGAGGTGTGATTGTTGAACGTAAATCAAATGATTGA
- a CDS encoding Na+/H+ antiporter subunit G, whose protein sequence is MNVNQMIEWAAVILILIGSIVSVISAYGMIRLPDVYTRSHAATKSSTLSVLTCLLGAFIYFWVHDGFVSVRLILGILFVFVTAPVAGHLICRAAYRSRVPLAQGSGEDELKPKLFPEEK, encoded by the coding sequence TTGAACGTAAATCAAATGATTGAATGGGCGGCTGTCATCCTCATTTTGATTGGCTCCATTGTTAGTGTTATTAGTGCATATGGGATGATTCGTTTACCTGATGTATACACACGCTCCCATGCTGCAACGAAAAGTTCTACGTTATCGGTATTAACATGTTTATTAGGTGCATTCATTTATTTTTGGGTGCATGATGGCTTTGTAAGTGTACGGCTAATATTAGGTATCCTCTTCGTCTTTGTAACCGCACCTGTAGCAGGGCACTTAATCTGCCGAGCAGCCTATCGCTCCCGGGTTCCATTAGCACAAGGCTCTGGTGAGGATGAGCTGAAGCCTAAGCTATTTCCAGAAGAAAAATAG
- a CDS encoding transporter substrate-binding domain-containing protein produces MKNKFFLLMLVLVIGVLAACGAKENKDNSANSNADGATEQKQVLKVGTSADYAPFEYVDAAKGEDIIGFDIDLIKLVGEKIGVDMQVQDMDFNSLVPALQAGKIDVVISGMTPNPEREQVVDFTDKYNETEQVIIVKKESGIKKEADLAGKKIGVQTASIQENLGNNIAKKVDATVEGRTRIPEIIQDMMSKRLDAGVLEGGVAKGYLKTNDKLAAFPVEEQPEDFKAIAVPKGSDLKDKINKALKELADEGKIQELEEKWLEKVE; encoded by the coding sequence ATGAAGAATAAATTTTTCTTGCTTATGCTTGTTCTAGTAATTGGTGTACTAGCTGCATGTGGCGCAAAAGAAAATAAAGACAATAGTGCAAATTCAAATGCAGATGGGGCTACAGAGCAAAAGCAAGTATTAAAAGTAGGTACTTCTGCTGACTATGCACCATTTGAGTATGTGGATGCTGCAAAAGGTGAAGATATTATCGGGTTTGATATAGATTTGATCAAATTAGTTGGTGAAAAAATTGGTGTAGACATGCAAGTGCAGGATATGGATTTTAACAGCCTAGTACCAGCATTACAAGCAGGTAAAATTGATGTAGTTATTTCTGGTATGACGCCAAACCCAGAACGTGAACAAGTCGTTGATTTCACGGATAAATACAATGAGACAGAACAAGTAATTATCGTGAAAAAGGAAAGCGGTATTAAAAAAGAGGCTGATTTAGCTGGCAAGAAAATTGGTGTGCAAACAGCTTCTATACAAGAAAATTTAGGGAATAATATTGCAAAAAAAGTAGATGCAACTGTTGAAGGACGTACTCGAATTCCTGAAATCATCCAGGATATGATGTCTAAACGTTTGGATGCCGGAGTTTTAGAAGGCGGCGTTGCCAAAGGTTATCTCAAAACTAATGATAAATTAGCTGCTTTCCCTGTTGAAGAGCAACCAGAAGATTTCAAAGCAATCGCTGTTCCAAAAGGAAGCGACCTAAAAGATAAAATTAACAAAGCATTAAAAGAATTAGCTGATGAAGGTAAAATTCAAGAGCTAGAAGAAAAATGGTTAGAAAAAGTTGAATAA
- a CDS encoding amino acid ABC transporter permease, producing the protein MNLDFSAIVPSIPYILKGIGVTLQIAIGASIIGFIVGVLLALCKIGKVRILRWFADFYTSIFRGTPLVLQLLIIYYAVPQLFDIQIEPIPTAIMAFGLNSGAYISEIIRAGINAVDKGQMEAAQALGIPYTKMMKDIIIPQAVKNILPSLVNEFITLNKETAVVTVISALDIMRRAYIVGGSTYRYLEPLLFAGVIYYIMTLVLTFLGKRIEKGMRKSD; encoded by the coding sequence GTGAATTTAGATTTTTCAGCTATCGTTCCCTCTATTCCTTATATATTAAAAGGAATAGGTGTTACACTTCAAATTGCAATTGGTGCCTCGATTATCGGTTTTATCGTAGGGGTGCTACTCGCATTATGTAAAATTGGTAAAGTGCGTATTTTACGTTGGTTTGCAGATTTTTATACATCCATTTTCCGAGGTACACCACTTGTCCTACAATTATTAATTATTTACTATGCAGTACCACAGCTATTTGATATTCAAATCGAACCAATTCCAACAGCGATTATGGCTTTCGGCTTAAACTCTGGTGCTTATATTTCAGAAATAATTCGCGCTGGTATTAATGCAGTTGATAAAGGCCAGATGGAAGCGGCACAAGCACTTGGAATTCCCTATACAAAAATGATGAAGGATATTATTATCCCACAAGCAGTAAAAAATATTTTACCATCTTTAGTCAATGAATTTATTACATTAAATAAAGAAACAGCAGTAGTAACAGTTATTAGTGCCTTAGATATTATGCGTCGTGCTTATATTGTTGGGGGTTCGACATATCGCTACCTTGAGCCATTACTCTTCGCCGGTGTAATTTATTACATCATGACGCTTGTTTTAACGTTCCTTGGTAAACGAATCGAGAAAGGAATGAGAAAAAGTGATTAG
- a CDS encoding amino acid ABC transporter ATP-binding protein encodes MIRIEDLHKSYGQNEVLKGISTEIKEKEVIAIIGPSGSGKSTFLRCLNLLEEPTSGKITIAGDVLTDKGTNIMKIREEVGMVFQHFHLFPHKTVLENLTYAPINVKGMDKSAAIKNAEELLTKVGLFEKRHEYPNRLSGGQKQRVAIARALAMDPRVILFDEPTSALDPEMVKEVLAVMKNLADTGMTMLIVTHEMGFAREVADRILFLDGGKLIEDAPPEQFFTEPSTQRAKDFLEKVL; translated from the coding sequence GTGATTAGAATTGAAGATCTTCATAAGTCATATGGACAAAATGAGGTACTTAAAGGAATCTCAACTGAAATTAAAGAAAAAGAGGTTATTGCCATTATCGGTCCATCCGGCTCGGGTAAATCAACATTTCTTCGCTGCTTAAATCTATTAGAAGAGCCAACGAGTGGAAAAATTACTATTGCTGGTGATGTTCTAACAGATAAAGGGACAAATATTATGAAAATACGTGAAGAAGTCGGCATGGTTTTTCAGCATTTTCATCTTTTTCCTCATAAAACAGTACTAGAAAATTTAACATATGCACCCATAAATGTGAAGGGAATGGACAAGTCGGCTGCTATAAAAAATGCAGAGGAGTTACTAACAAAAGTGGGGCTATTTGAGAAGCGCCATGAGTATCCTAACCGTTTGTCTGGTGGGCAAAAGCAACGTGTTGCCATTGCTCGTGCCCTTGCAATGGATCCAAGGGTAATTTTATTTGATGAGCCTACCTCTGCACTTGATCCAGAAATGGTTAAAGAGGTTTTGGCGGTTATGAAAAATCTTGCAGATACAGGGATGACGATGTTAATCGTTACACATGAGATGGGCTTCGCTCGTGAGGTGGCAGATCGCATCCTATTCCTCGATGGCGGGAAGCTAATTGAGGATGCTCCACCAGAACAATTTTTTACAGAGCCATCTACTCAGCGTGCAAAGGATTTCTTAGAGAAAGTGCTATAG
- a CDS encoding saccharopine dehydrogenase family protein, giving the protein MNKKNILIVGGYGEVGGKIAKLLLRSYPNRIVIAGRNIEKAKLFCARCNHLATPIQMDVSKTVNPQQLEGVALVIMCLEQQDTAFTQLCLREGIMYIDITASYAFLKKLEDLHPIAEQHHSTIVYSVGMAPGLTNLMAMHAAQQLTTIDQLHISILLGAGDTHGTAAVLWILDQLNQPYHLNYQHKRQTITNFTNRRVVQFKGVGKRSLYQFNFSDQHTLTKHFSTSQIVTRMGFDVESLNRFVSFLQKSRLSYMLKLDKVQKLLASAIQKIKIGSDVCGIKVEAIGRDQFEERAVAITFLEHDESMVTAKIAATIATELLEHHHPAGAYHIEELFTIETIKKHFTFSSLIEEFS; this is encoded by the coding sequence ATGAATAAAAAGAATATCTTAATTGTTGGAGGCTATGGTGAAGTCGGTGGAAAAATAGCAAAACTTCTGCTACGAAGCTACCCGAATAGAATAGTGATCGCTGGTAGAAATATAGAAAAGGCTAAGCTATTTTGCGCTCGCTGCAATCATCTTGCAACCCCAATACAGATGGATGTGTCAAAGACTGTAAACCCACAGCAATTAGAAGGTGTAGCGCTTGTGATTATGTGTTTAGAGCAACAAGATACTGCATTTACTCAGCTCTGCTTGAGGGAGGGCATTATGTATATTGATATTACTGCCAGCTATGCCTTTCTAAAAAAATTAGAGGATCTTCATCCAATTGCTGAACAACATCATTCTACAATCGTTTACAGTGTTGGTATGGCACCAGGATTAACTAATTTAATGGCGATGCATGCTGCACAGCAATTAACTACTATCGATCAGCTTCATATCTCAATTTTACTTGGAGCTGGTGATACTCATGGCACTGCGGCAGTTTTATGGATTTTGGACCAGCTGAATCAGCCCTACCACCTTAATTATCAGCATAAAAGGCAGACCATCACTAACTTTACAAATAGGAGAGTTGTTCAATTTAAGGGTGTTGGAAAGCGTAGTCTCTATCAATTTAATTTTTCTGATCAACATACATTAACCAAGCATTTCTCAACTAGTCAAATCGTTACGAGAATGGGCTTTGATGTAGAGTCGCTCAATCGATTCGTCTCGTTTTTACAAAAAAGTCGTCTATCCTATATGCTAAAATTGGACAAGGTACAAAAACTACTTGCATCAGCTATTCAAAAAATAAAAATTGGTTCTGATGTATGTGGCATTAAGGTAGAGGCGATTGGTAGGGATCAGTTTGAGGAGAGAGCTGTAGCAATAACATTTTTGGAGCATGACGAATCAATGGTAACAGCTAAAATTGCAGCAACTATTGCTACTGAATTACTTGAACATCATCACCCAGCAGGAGCCTATCATATTGAGGAATTGTTTACCATCGAAACAATAAAGAAACATTTTACGTTTTCTTCATTAATAGAAGAATTTTCTTAA
- a CDS encoding class I SAM-dependent methyltransferase yields MTKSLHNWDDSSVFAYQQSIRQKIIGYDLIYDMMVNILHSFPTKHKILVVGAGGGQELLTLGESLPSAHFTAVDTSHVMLELAAKQINILPYVLNIEWVEKDLLTLNVKDLFDVATCHLVLHFMKDVDQKKAMLQKIAESLKVNGVLFISSINADLNSSALKHQLLYWRSSMLHNGISENHWQRFEQSFSITTHPIRFESLIVLLQEVGFTTIIPYFKTHMIDALVAIKGEDFI; encoded by the coding sequence ATGACCAAATCATTACACAATTGGGATGACTCTTCTGTTTTTGCATACCAACAATCCATTCGTCAGAAGATTATTGGCTACGATCTTATTTATGACATGATGGTAAATATACTTCATAGCTTTCCTACAAAACATAAAATTTTAGTAGTAGGCGCAGGTGGCGGACAAGAGCTACTAACATTAGGTGAATCATTACCTTCTGCTCATTTCACCGCAGTTGATACATCCCATGTAATGCTAGAGCTAGCAGCTAAACAAATTAATATTCTACCATATGTACTTAATATTGAATGGGTTGAAAAAGATTTACTAACATTAAATGTAAAAGACTTATTTGATGTAGCTACCTGTCATTTAGTTTTACATTTTATGAAAGATGTTGATCAAAAGAAAGCCATGCTTCAAAAAATAGCAGAAAGCTTGAAGGTAAATGGTGTGTTATTTATATCATCTATAAATGCTGATTTAAATTCCTCAGCACTCAAGCATCAGCTCCTCTATTGGCGAAGCTCTATGCTCCATAACGGAATTTCTGAAAATCATTGGCAACGTTTTGAACAATCCTTTAGCATTACAACACATCCGATTAGATTCGAATCACTTATTGTTTTGTTGCAGGAGGTCGGCTTTACAACAATCATTCCCTATTTTAAAACACATATGATTGACGCATTAGTAGCTATTAAGGGAGAAGATTTTATATGA